From a region of the Branchiostoma floridae strain S238N-H82 chromosome 13, Bfl_VNyyK, whole genome shotgun sequence genome:
- the LOC118429302 gene encoding uncharacterized protein LOC118429302, with protein sequence MQAAQAFPPADKILWRACLGDQSHVELRGLGLTSLPWKVFQPPLCTAITYLDVSYNQLSTLPSKVGDLHNLQYLYAHDNVLHSFPVEIASLSHLRVVDFSRNCIVETPTALAQAKSLEVVNLSGNLITLLIPKLLYIPTLLQLHLIRNPIQNVPKDIIRAGLDAMQKFFDVDVPKNCNQQKSEPRRLSLVEQLNSVTLRSCYIRENELETSSIVEVSEKDHASETLSTHCKCSSVGWICGRNGRDRCWSSSDRGYYSSSNFDINSLSYDFGAIDLTNGDQLSCHGDYDSEGETDRDSNFDETDEKCSCYHGDEMESDPEDESFLARRKRLPDRTLLLTYKQVSVVVPEHNRSGHILAEFSLDILEDGRYLPAEVRDWSRVSVHASSVVCMEPHGAEFYPDEPAVITIPLHAEPSQCDKVVCLCSQTSEGQTPAWERIPESQWQFSDGKVIIKTSHFSLFTVVLRRVYPETKMVISTGGGTLNLKELPGVEIHFPEGSVHTSMEASMKVLYADPPYGLDEVNSPPYAIATPVVTLGPHGYKFSTVTDPVVVKLPIPDYLQILDRFGQDTTLTVWHSPTNEEEPLAWEKLEVDHRIEEEGENHVICFPVTHFSWYRVLWDVLATKMHAAKMGVTYFYPYTQFSMMCQALMQEFQTHTFGLEVICYRSGKPLPEIGNYQHRVGGSIKPRLLKLGDITVRLVSQVFEADTDAGEEDSLAQTEADFRGQEFDKSFACRFKGQPIERGVFGKVFVERRVQKGVSEQVFHFNLTKSGKEVDPSPQMEEEWQVVALRELAAMLSITSEENWRLFATELGFTRREVTKFALADDPFTLLLTLYQGRGGTPDEFIHSLYEVSRKIRMGVASGHRVEDVERAGPSGSSSSRKRSACSSCDTNVNKRRRQAGSSPRQNGHARTSQD encoded by the exons ATGCAAGCAGCACAAGCATTCCCCCCAGCAGACAAGATCCTGTGGCGGGCCTGTCTGGGCGATCAGTCTCACGTGGAACTCCGTGGCCTCGGACTCACATCTCTCCCTtggaaggtctttcagccgCCGCTGTGCACCGCCATCACTTACCTAGATGTCAGCTATAACCAGCTGTCCACTTTGCCATCAAAAGTTGGAGATTTACACAACCTCCAGTATTTGTATGCGCATGACAATGTGCTTCACTCTTTCCCCGTGGAAATTGCCAGTTTGTCGCACCTCAGGGTGGTGGACTTCTCGAGAAATTGTATTGTTGAGACTCCAACTGCCCTAGCTCAGGCCAAGAGTCTGGAAGTGGTGAACTTGTCAGGAAATCTCATCACCTTGCTCATTCCAAAACTTCTGTACATTCCAACATTGTTGCAGCTTCACTTGATCAGGAATCCCATCCAGAATGTTCCGAAGGACATTATCCGAGCTGGCTTGGACGCAATGCAAAAGTTTTTCGATGTAGATGTACCAAAGAATTGCAACCAACAGAAGTCAGAGCCTAGGAGACTCTCACTTGTGGAACAGCTAAATTCTGTAACTCTAAGATCATGTTACATCAGGGAGAATGAGCTAGAAACATCCAGTATAGTAGAAGTGTCAGAAAAAGATCATGCCAGCGAAACACTGTCAACACACTGCAAGTGTAGCTCCGTAGGATGGATCTGTGGTAGAAATGGTCGGGACAGATGCTGGTCATCAAGTGATCGAGGCTACTACTCTTCATCGAATTTTGACATCAACTCTCTCTCCTATGACTTTGGCGCCATCGATCTGACCAATGGAGACCAGCTTAGTTGCCATGGTGACTACGACAGCGAGGGTGAAACCGACAGAGACAGTAACTTTGACGAAACTGATGAAAAGTGCAGTTGTTACCATGGAGATGAAATGGAGTCTGACCCTGAGGATGAGTCGTTTCTGGCTAGGAGAAAGCGACTTCCTGACAGAACCCTTCTTCTGACGTACAAGCAAGTCTCTGTTGTGGTCCCTGAGCACAACAGAAGTGGACACATACTGGCGGAATTCTCCCTCGACATCCTGGAAGATGGCAGGTACCTCCCAGCTGAGGTGAGAGACTGGAGCCGTGTGTCTGTCCATGCCAGCAGTGTTGTTTGTATGGAGCCACATGGCGCAGAGTTCTACCCAGACGAACCAGCAGTGATCACCATACCGCTACATGCAGAACCCAGCCAGTGTGACAAGGTTGTGTGCCTGTGCAGCCAGACATCAGAGGGACAGACACCAGCATGGGAGAGGATTCCAGAATCTCAGTGGCAATTCAGCGATGGAAAAGTCATCATAAAAACCTCACACTTCAGTTTATTCACAGTCGTCCTACGGAGGGTGTATCCAGAGACTAAAATGGTCATATCCACAGGAGGGGGTACCTTGAATCTGAAGGAGTTACCTGGAGTGGAGATCCATTTTCCCGAAGGTTCTGTTCATACTTCCATGGAAGCCAGTATGAAGGTCCTGTATGCTGACCCCCCCTATGGACTAGATGAAGTAAACAGTCCCCCCTATGCCATCGCTACCCCTGTGGTAACACTGGGACCTCATGGCTACAAGTTTTCTACAGTAACAGACCCCGTAGTAGTAAAACTCCCCATCCCAGATTACCTGCAGATTTTGGACAGGTTTGGTCAGGACACAACGCTTACTGTCTGGCACAGTCCCACCAATGAAGAGGAACCCCTCGCTTGGGAGAAGTTAGAGGTTGACCACCGTATCGAAGAGGAAGGTGAAAACCATGTGATCTGTTTCCCTGTGACTCACTTCTCGTGGTATCGTGTGCTGTGGGATGTACTTGCGACGAAGATGCATGCGGCAAAGATGGGAGTGACATACTTCTATCCCTATACACAGTTTAGTATGATGTGTCAGGCACTGATGCAAGAGTTTCAGACACACACCTTTGGGTTAGAGGTCATCTGTTATAGGAGTGGGAAGCCCTTACCTGAGATCGGCAACTACCAACACAGGGTAGGGGGCAGCATCAAACCCCGCCTCCTGAAACTAG GTGACATCACTGTCCGGCTGGTGTCCCAGGTGTTTGAAGCTGACACAGACGCAGGTGAAGAAGACTCTCTGGCCCAGACCGAGGCAGATTTCCGCGGACAGGAGTTTGACAAGTCCTTCGCTTGTCGATTCAAGGGCCAACCAATAGAGAGAGGGGTTTTTGGAAAGGTGTTTGTGGAGAGGAGGGTCCAGAAGGGGGTTTCTGAACAGGTTTTCCACTTCAACTTGACAAAA aGTGGGAAGGAGGTGGACCCCTCACCCCAGATGGAAGAGGAATGGCAGGTGGTCGCACTCAGGGAACTTGCTG CTATGCTCAGCATCACTTCAGAAGAGAACTGGAGGTTGTTCGCTACAGAGCTCGGCTTCACCAGACGAGAGGTCACCAAGTTCGCGCTGGCGGACGATCCGTTCACACTATTGTTGACCCTATATCAGGGGCGGGGCGGGACCCCGGACGAGTTTATCCACAGTCTGTACGAGGTCAGCAGGAAGATACGCATGGGCGTGGCCAGCGGGCACAGAGTAGAGGATGTGGAAAGGG CTGGTCCCAGTGGTTCGAGCTCCTCTAGGAAGCGTTCTGCCTGTTCATCATGTGACACCAATGTTAACAAACGACGCAGACAAGCCGGGTCATCCCCCAGACAGAACGGCCATGCCAGGACCAGTcagg